A part of Aegilops tauschii subsp. strangulata cultivar AL8/78 chromosome 2, Aet v6.0, whole genome shotgun sequence genomic DNA contains:
- the LOC109742314 gene encoding uncharacterized protein produces the protein MWNRPHPLSHSRPGALSPLLRVLPRAVAGPPLPSEHDRIRVAALPRMDATSPSGRPTTPRRQLQLQGPRPPRLSVRPESHAIKKPSGAPPQAQGQGHARREEKQQGQPPREPVIIYDASPKIIHTKPSEFMALVQRLTGPGSGALPSEAQTQDYQMDEAVPGQSFLPPELLLSPSAAMSPAARLATIERSVRPMPAPTPDYVDFNNYRFDDGGLAAVLGAGRPGPGILSPLPSSLPPAAASVLFSPLPFDPNGLSWLNELSPILRAASTGAASSGSGSGGGGTSNGGAYRQPQSYYSDPFVPSPRNLLATPTVPSPRTFAELMSNLPDL, from the coding sequence ATGTGGAACCGCCCCCACCCCCTCTCACACTCCCGTCCCGGcgccctctcccccctcctccgcGTCCTCCCCCGCGCCGTCGCCGGGCCGCCGCTGCCGTCCGAGCACGACCGGATCCGGGTCGCGGCCCTTCCGCGGATGGACGCGACCTCGCCGTCGGGGCGCCCCACCACGCCTCGGCGGCAGCTGCAGCTGCAGGGCCCGCGCCCGCCGCGGCTCAGCGTGCGCCCCGAGTCGCACGCCATCAAGAAGCCCTCCGGGGCGCCGCCGCAGGCCCAGGGGCAGGGCCATGCCCGGCGGGAGGAGAAGCAGCAAGGCCAGCCGCCGCGGGAGCCGGTGATCATCTACGACGCGTCGCCCAAGATCATCCACACCAAGCCCAGCGAGTTCATGGCGCTCGTGCAGCGCCTCACCGGCCCCGGCTCTGGCGCGCTCCCCTCCGAGGCCCAGACCCAGGACTACCAGATGGACGAGGCCGTGCCGGGGCAGTCCTTCCTGCCGCCGGAGCTTCTCCTCTCGCCGTCCGCCGCGATGTCCCCGGCAGCGAGGCTGGCTACCATCGAGAGGTCCGTCCGGCCGATGCCCGCGCCGACGCCGGATTACGTGGACTTCAATAACTACAGATTCGACGACGGCGGCCTCGCGGCGGTTCTCGGCGCGGGACGGCCTGGGCCCGGCATCCTGTCCCCTTTGCCGTCGTCCCTGCCGCCGGCCGCGGCGTCCGTGCTGTTCTCGCCGCTGCCGTTCGACCCGAACGGCCTCAGCTGGCTGAACGAGCTGAGCCCCATCCTCCGAGCGGCGTCCACCGGCGCCGCCTCCTCAGGCAGCGGCAGTGGCGGCGGCGGGACTAGCAACGGCGGCGCTTACAGGCAACCACAATCCTACTACTCCGACCCCTTCGTCCCGAGCCCCCGCAACCTCCTTGCCACGCCCACCGTGCCGTCGCCAAGAACCTTCGCGGAGCTCATGAGCAACCTGCCGGATCTCTAG